DNA from Parvularcula marina:
TCATAGGACTGGTGCGTTTCATTGGCATAGCCGATCGCCGCCGGCACGCCGCCATCGGGAATTGGGGAGATGACATCCGCCTCGACAGGAGATTCTTTGGCCAGCTGCGCGCCCAGCCGTTTGCGCAACTCATAAACGCATTCATCCTCGATGAAGCTGTTGGGGCGCGCAAAATAGATCAGCTCAAAGACGCAAGACCGGGCATGGCTCTGCGGGGGGAAAATCTGGCGGCTCTCGATCGAGCCATCGGCGCGGCAGATCACCATTTCGCCAGGCTGCACCTCACGGATGAAATCCGCGCCGATCAGGTCAAAGGCGCAGGTTTCGGACGCCAAGACAGGGGCATCGCCGAGCTTGCCGAGGACGAGCGGGCGGATACCCACCGGGTCACGCACACCGATCATCGCATCATGCGTCATCGCGATCAGCGCATAGGCGCCCTCAATGGCGGGCAGACTGTCCATGATCCGTTCAGGGATCGACAGGCGCCGCGATTGCGAGATCAGCTTGACGAAAATCTCGCTGTCCGAGGTCGTATGGAAAATGCGCCCCTCACGGATCAGCTGGGTGCGAAGCGTGCGGGCATTGGTCAGATTGCCGTTATGGGCAAGCGCCAGCCCGCCGCGGTCGAGATCTGCGTAGAAGGGTTGGACATTGCGCAGGCCCGACCCGCCGGTCGTTGAATAGCGCGTGTGTCCGATCCCTGAATTGCCCTTGATCTGGCTGACGACCTTTTCGGACATGAAATGCGAGCTGACGAGGCCGAGCGCTTTTTCATTATAGAACTGCTCACCGTCAAAGGTGGCGATACCGGCCGCTTCCTGCCCGCGGTGCTGGAGAGCATGAAGGCCGAGCGCGATGGTGCCGGCCGCATCGCCCGTATGTCCGATCATGCCAAAGACGCCGCATTCCTCATTGAGGGCGCGCGGCAGTTGCGGGGCACTGATTGCGCGCCGCTGTTCGCGTTCAAGGAAACGGCGCTGGGCCGCAAGAAGGCGGGTATCCTGGCTGGGCATTCAGGCCTCCAAAACCGCTATCGCCCGAAAAGGGTGGAGAAGCGGCTAAGGCCCTTCCGACCCACGGCTCTAGACCGGTTCATTCTGCGGCGATTCGCCGTCTTCTGATTCCGTTTCCGCCCCGAGGGGCTGAAGCCCCATGCCTTCAAAGAACTCGGCGGCAATGACCACGGGTCCTTTGAGAAGCGAGTTTTCAAGCCAAGCGGGCGGGTTGTCCTCGTCGAAATAGATATTGAGGGCCAGATACACCAGCCCCAGCAGGAGCCAACCCCTTATGATTCCATAAATAACGCCGCCGATGCGATCCCAGCGCACAGGCTCCTTGCCCAGATAGCGTCCGAGGACGATCTCAAGGACGATATGCGCGATGATAAAGATGATCAGGAACAGCGTCGCATAGCCCGCGATCTGGCTGAACGTGCCTTCGCCGAAAAGCGTGCTGAAGCTTTGCCCGAAGAACATGCAGGCCATGACGCCAAAGCCGATGGCGACCAGTGTCACGAGCTCACGGGTGAAGCCCCGGATCCAGGCAAAGACGCCGGAAAGACCCAGAATGGCCAGAATGAAAAGATCAAACAGGGTCACGCTGCCTTACCCGCCGGGAACTTGTTATCCGTAATGTCACAATCGGCGCGGCTGGGCCAGCGGGGAATTGCACTTCTCAGGTGTTCAATGTCAGGCGGTTTGCAGCTCGCCTGAACGCGCCGCGGTCCGATACGCACCTGGTGTCATCCCTGTCTCTTCCTTGAAGGCCCTGTTGAAGGGGCCGATCGAGCCAAAACCGCACTCCATCGCGACCGACAGGATCGATTGGTCTGCATGGTGCTCATCACCCAGCATGGCTTTGGCTTGCCCAATGCGATGGTGATTGATCAGCCTGTTGAAGTTCGGATAGCCGAGCGCCCCGGTGATCGCTTGGCTGACTTTATAGTCTGGCTCGCCCAGCACGGCGGCAAGATCAGCCACCTTGATCTCAGGATTGGTGAAGAGCTGCTCGCCCTCGAGATGCTGGGTGATCCGCGCGCCGAGCCGGTGATCGGCCTCAAGCGGTGTGCGCCGGGACTGCTGGCGGGAAGAGCCTGCCGGGAGCGGATGGAACAGCCGATAGCGGACCGCGATGCTTGCGCCAGCGACCGCAAAGACCGCGCAGGTGACCTTGATGACCATTGAATCAAGGACGGTGAATTCGGCGACCTCGCGCTGCAGAACGACGGCGGCGGTAAAGAGGAGCGCATAGCCCGCCACGAACCTCTTGCGGAAAGTCCGCTCTTCGGCGGGCAGGTTCTTGCGCAGGCCTTCCAGCGGTTCAAACAGCGGCAGAAGGAGGACCGTCGAGCTGATCAGCGTGAAGATGTTCGAGACGATGCCGGTCACCATGTTGGCCGGGGCATCGGCGTTCAGGTCGAGCACAAACCCTGTGAGGTAAAGAACGACGACCAGAACGACCGGCCATCGCCCGCCATCGGGGCGGAAAAGCGAGCGGGTCAACAGCCAGGCAATCCCGCAGGTCGCGCTGCAAGCAAAAGTGAAGATGGGCAGGAGCGGGCCGAGATGCTCTCCCGCTGCCGCGACAAGGCAGAAGCTGAAAACGCCCGTCACGAACAACGCCCAATAGATCAGGACCGGATGGGCGGCCAGTTTTTGCCGCGACGTCCCTAGAAAAGAGAGGGCCAGTCCGGCGGTCAGGATCGGGGCTGCCATGATGGCCTGTGTCGCGCTCATTGCGTGCTTCTTCCTCTTCCCGGCAGTTCTTCTAACTTAGGTCCGGCCCAGACCAAAATCGATGCCGGAAATCCCCAAAAAACAATGGCCGATTTCCAAATCAGCGAGACGAGAGCCGCTCATCCTTCTCATTCCTGACCCTACAGCGCGCGAAACTCGCCGGTCAGATGAAAGGATTTCTGGATGCAACCCCCTCGCCATCAACTGTCCGCCCGCCTGCCCGGCAAGGCCCTCAAAACTTCTGGCGTCATTTGGTACCTAACGGCGGCAGCGGGGCAGCTCGCCTTCATCTATTATATCCTCGTTTATTATGGCGGCCGGACGGCGCGCGGCGAATATGCGGCGTGGAACGACCGGCCGATTATCATGGGCTATGCCGAGGGTGACCTTCTCGGCAACATCATGTTCGCCCTTCATGTCCTCCTTGCCGCCGTCATCACCTTTGGCGGGTTGATGCAGCTGATCCCGCCATTGCGGCGGCGGTTCCCCGCTCTTCACCGCTGGAATGGGCGGCTCTTCATGGCGCTTGCCGTTTTCATGGCGATCGGGGGGATATGGCTGGTTTGGGGCAGGGGGGCCTTTCTCTCAGTTTCTTCCGGCATCCCGACGACTATCAACGGCATTCTCATCCTGATCTTCGCAGGTATCGCGCTGCGCTATGCGATCCGGCGCCAGATCGATCAACATCGTCAATGGGCGATGCGGCTCTTCATGGCGGTCAACGGGGTCTGGTTTTTTCGGGTGATGATCATGGCATGGATCATCGGCAATCAGGGGCCGCGCGGGATGAACTCGACGCTTTCAGGTCCTGCCGATTTTGCGATCTCTTACGGCTCGTTTCTGCTGCCACTTCTCGGGCTTGAGATCTATTTTGCCGCAACACGCAGCCAGAGCGCGGGCGCCAAGCTCGCGGCGGCGGGGTTCGTCCTTCTGATGTCAGCGCTGATGGCGCTCGGCATCTTCGGGACCATCACCCGCATGTGGGGGCCATATCTCTGAGGCGATCAGGAGCGAGGCGGGTCATTCCAGGATAAGCGATCCTCAATGGCCCGCCTCAGCTCGAAAAAAGCGAAAGGCTTTTGTACCCGAACTTCAAGCCGGTATTTCTTGGGCAGGTCATTCTCGGCATAGCCGGTGACAAAGACGAACGGAATTTTCTTCTCGTTCAGTTCATCCGCGAGCGGATAGGCCATGGTGCGGTCAAGATTGATATCGAGCACGGCAAGGTCGAAATCCTCGCGGTCGGCGGCAGCCATTGCCTTTTCCAGATTGAGAAACGGCCCGACGGTATCGCAGCCAAAGGATTGAAGGGCCTCTTCGACTTCGAGCGCGACGAAGAACTCATCCTCAACGATCAGTACCCGTTTGCCAGCCAGTCTGCCGGCTTTGCCATCTCCGGTTCCGTGTCGAGGCCCTCCAGCCATGTCGTTTCCCGAGGAGTAGTGGACTTGTGAAGTGCGGATTCTACGCTCTGCCATTTTAATTTATTGCCCCGCTCGTATGACGGAGATGTCAGTCGGTACTGCGATATTGCAGGTCACTCCATCAGGAAAAAAATTCAGCTTAACTGTTCCGTGCAGGTCGTAAGGGACACCGCGTTCAAGCAGCATGTGCCCGAACCCGCGGCGCGTAGGCGGCTCGACCGCAGGGCCGCCAGACTCTGTCCATTGAATGGCCAAAAGCTCATTGTCGTCAGAAACATCCCAGTTGACCGCCACCTTCCCCTCATCAACCGATAGGGCGCCATATTTAGCGGCATTGGTGGCAAGCTCGTGAAATGCCATGCCCAGCGTGATCGCCCCTTTGGGCGTCAGATTGATGTCGGGGCCATGCAGAGAAAGATTCTCAGCCTTGTCATTTCTGTACGGAGAAATCTCATCTTCGATCGTGCTGCGAAGGTCTGCGCCGGTCCATTTGGATTCTGCCAGTCTGTTATGGGTATGGGCGAGCCCGCGGATGCGCCCCTCAAAGGATTTGCGTCCCGCCGCGTAAGAAGCATCTTCATGAAAGCTGCGCTGGGCAACGGAGATGACAGTTGCGAGCGTGTTCTTCACCCGGTGGCTTAGTTCGGCGATCAAGAGGTCGCGCTTCTCCTCGGATTCCTTGCGCTCGGAGATATCGCGGACGATCCCGGTAAAGAGCCTGCGTTCGCCCAGCCGGAATTCACTGATGGACAGGTCGGCAGGGAAGGTCGATCCATCCTTCCGTTGACCAACGACTTCACGGCCGATGCCGATAATCTTCTTCTCGCCTGTGTCGCGATAATGCTTCAGATACTGATCATGATGATCCTGATAAGGTTCAGGCATCAGCATTTTGACATTAGCACCGATCATCTCGTGATCGTCATAGCCGAACAGATTCAGGGCCGCGGGATTGAGGGATTCGATCGTGCCTTCTTCGCTGATCGTAATGACACCATCCAGCGCGTGATCAAGAATAGCCCGTAGGCGGACTTCACTCTCCGCAACATCCTGTCGGTGGGGCCCGGCCGGATTTTCGGGCGCGGGTTCCGCTGTGAGTGTCCTCTCAGTCATGCAGCTCACTCTCTCAGAGCCGTCGCGGCAAATACAACCATCACGTGGTGAAGTGTCGCCGCCTCCCGCTATATAGGTGTGCGCTGGGGGGTCATGCAAACCCTTTCTCAGATTGGGGAATTTGGAAATCTGGGAGGATCAGGCGAGGCTTTTGACGTAAGCGACGACATCGGCGGCCTGCTCGACCCGGCGGCGCGAAGTCGCCTTGTCGCCATCCGCGCCATTCGGGCAGAGGATTTTCTCAAAGCCAAGTTTTCTCGCTTCCGCCATCCGGGTGTCCATCTGCGGCACGGCGCGGACAGCGCCCGACAGGCCGATCTCCCCGAATATCGCGAGTTTCTCCGGCAACGGCGTATCGAGCCGTGAGGAGAGAAGGGCGGCGACCGCCGCCAGATCCGCGGCGGGTTCTGAAATCCGCAAACCCCCTGCGACATTCAGAAAGACATCATGCCGGCCGAAATCCATGCCGCATCTTGTATCGAGCACGGCGAGCAGCATGGAGAGCCTTGCCGAATCCCATCCCACCACGGCCCGGCGCGGGGCGCCCAGAGTCGACGGGCTGACTAGCGCCTGAAATTCACAAAGGAGGGGCCGCGTCCCCTCGATCCCGGCAAAGATCGCCGCGCCCGTCGCGGGCTCGCCGCCTTCACCAAGGAACAAAGCGGAGGGGTTCGGGACTTCTTTCAGGCCCCCGCCGGTCATCTCGAAAATGCCGATTTCATGGGCCGCGCCAAAGCGATTCTTGACCGCCCTCAGAATACGGAAGGATCGGCCGGTCTCGGCCTCGAAATAAAGGACCGCATCGACGAGGTGCTCAACGACGCGCGGGCCCGCCAGCTGGCCGTCTTTGGTGACATGCCCGACAAGGATAAGGACGCAGCCTGTGTTCTTGGCGAACCGGACCAGCTCCTGCGCGCAGGAGCGCACCTGCGTCACCGTGCCGGGCGCGGCGGGCAGGCTGTCCGACCACAGGGTCTGGATCGAATCGATGATGACGGCCTGCGGCTTTTCGGCCTTCAGCGTGGCGAGGATATCGCGCATCGACGTGCCGGTGGCGAGCGACATGGGCGATTTGGTCAGGCCCAGCCGCCTTGCCCGCATGCGGATCTGGGCGGTGGCTTCCTCGCCGGAGAGATAAAGCGTCCGTGTACCGCGTTCGGCAAGGCCGGTCGCGATCTGCAGCAGCAAGGTCGATTTGCCGACGCCGGGGTCACCGCCGATCAGGAGCGCGCCGCCGGGGACCAGCCCGCCGCCGACCGCGCGGTCGAATTCGGCATTCCCCGTGGGCAGTCGCGCTTCGGCCTTCACATCGCCGTCGAGCGTTTCAAGCTCAATCGCGCGGCCCTTGCTGGCCGCTGCGCTGGCCGACAGGCTGCCGGGCGGGGCGCTGGCGCCTTCCTCGATCTCGATCGAGTTCCATGATCCGCAGGCGTCGCACCGTCCGGCCCATTTGGCATAGACGGCACCGCAGGACTGGCAGACATAGGTGTCAGTGGCGCGGGCCATGGAATTCCTTTTCTTTCGGCTCCCTAATCCTGAGGAGCAAGCATTTAGCTTCGGCGCATTCTCCTCTAGCATCGGGGAATGCGGTTCTGTTCTGTTCTCCTTCTCATGTTTCTTGGCGCCTGTGCCAGTCCCGACTTTGCGGCGCCCTCGCTGGACGAGGCGGTGGTCGCCGCAGAGCGCAAGGCGGCGATTGAGGACGCGATGGAGACGGCGCTGAGCCGCCGCGCGCGGGTCTATGACCTCTCCTGGCCGATCCTCACCGCGAATACAGAGCTCTGCCCCAAAGTGCGGCCCTCCCTCGGCACGGTGCTGGCGGACCGCAAACAGCTTGCGCGGCTGGCGGGCGGCTTGCGCGAGAAGGAGCTCGACTTCATCGGCGTGCCTGATGAGCTGACCATCATGCATGTCATGGCGGGCAGCCCGGCGGATCGGGCCGGCATCCCCTCCGGCGCGCGGCTTATCGCGGTGGAGGGCGAGGCGGTCGAGGAGCCCAAAGACGCGGCCGACAAGATCCGGGAGCGGACAAAGGAAGAGGAGCCCGTCACCCTGACCATCGCCGATGGGGCGGGCAGGCGTGATGTCACGCTCTCGGGCGTTGAGCGCTGCGATTACGCGGTGAAGATTTCAACCAGCCAGGCGATCAACGCCCATGCCTATTCGGGCGACATCGTCATCTATACCGGCGTCATCCGCTCGCTGGAGGATGAAGCCCTGCGCTATCTGATCTCCCATGAGGCCGCGCATCTGATCGCTGAGCACCGCGCCAAATATATCCGTAATGTGACGGTTTCAGGTGCGGTCATCACCGGCCCCGTCCTTTATGTGGCAGGCGGGCTGGCCGACCGGCTGGCCGGTGCCGCCGATGAGCCGCCCGATATTTCCTATCGCGCGCGGGCGCTGCGCTTTCTTGCCCCCTGGGCGGAAGAGTTCGAAGCGGAAGCCGATTATCTGGGGCTTTATCTTTTTGCGCGGGCGGGCGGTGACTTGCATGCGGCGGGCGATGTCTTTCATGTCTTCAGCCGGGAGACGCCGGCGGCGATCTATGCGCGCTCGACCCATCCTTTGACGCCGGAGCGGCTCGCAAGGCTCCGCGCTGCGATAGACGAGATCGAGGCCAAAGAGGCCGCAGGAGAAGACCTCATGCCGGAACGGGTGGAGAAATGAAGGCCGATGCCGAACAGCCCGTCATGACGGGCCCTGCCTATTCGCTCCGCCTGACCCTGATCGTCGTGACGATCTTCGGGGTACTGAGCGCGCTGGTGCGGCGTATCGCGGGCGATTATCTTTCCATGGATGACGCCAAGACCAATGTATTCACGCAGGTCTGGCAATGGGGGTACCAGCCGAACAACCCGCCCCTCTTTGAATGGCTGATCAAGATCCTGCACCATCTGACGACAGGGGATCTGTGGAGCTTCCTTCTCGTCAAATATCTCGCGCTGATCGTGGCCGCCGGATTCATCCATGCTGCGGTGCGCACCTATGCGGGCCAGCGCGTAGCCTTCGGCACGGCGATCGGCATGGTGCTCCTCTATCAGGTCGGCTGGAACTTTCATCAGGCCTTCACCCATTCGGCACTGTTGCTGCCGGCGGTCTCGGCCTTGATCTGGGCGGGGCTCATGTCCTTCCGCCAGCCCAGCTATTTTCACATGTTCGTCCTTGGCCTGACGGTCGGTATCTCGCTCCTGACAAAATATAATTCGGGCCTGTTCGTGGCGGGCTACCTTCTGGCGAGCCTTGCCAATCCGCGAATCCGTACGGTGATCCTCGCCCGGCGGTTCATCATCGCGCCGCTCGTGACGGCGGCGATCATCCTGCCCCATGCGATATGGTTCCTTGCGCAGTCGTCCGCCTATAAGGAGACGCTGGAGACGACCATGGGGCTGGAAGGCGCCTATTGGGATCGGCTGGGTGAAGGGCTCCTGTCGCTGATCGTGGCGACCATTTCTTTTTATGTCCCTTGGGCGTTCCTCATTGCGCCGCTGGCAAAGGGCAAGGGCCTTGTCTGGTTCTCAGAAGAGCGCCTTCTGATCCGCTCGACCGTGCTCTCGCTTCTCATCATGGTCGCCGCCGTCGTTCTGTTCGGCATGGGCAATGTGTCAGAGCGCTATCTGATACCGGTCCTCCTGCCTGCTTATGTCGGGGTGACCAGCGTCGTCCTGCGCGCGCAGAAAAGCCTGCGGCCTTGGGTGACGCTTTGTGTTGCCATTGCCATCCTCGTCACGGTGATCCGTGTGGTGACCTATCTCTTCCCCGGTCCGCCCTTCTGTAACGACTGCCGAGAGTACATTCCCTATGCCGCGCTCGAAGAGCCGATCCGCGCTGTCGCGCCGGAGGGTAGCGTGCTGATCGTGCGCGAGGAGAATACCGGCGGCAATCTCGTTGAGATGTTCCCGGCCTCGCCCGTCCGGGTCCTGACCTCCTTCAATCTGATCAACCCGATCAAGGAGAAGGGGCTTTCCTGTTTCTATATCTGGTCGGAGGATATGGTCGGCGGGGTGGCCGTGCCGCCACCGCTCGATTATGTCTATGACGATCCGCGCACGGTTTATGTTGAGGCGCCGTGGCGTCACATGCTCAAGCCCGAAGGCTTCCGCAAAACCGTCTGGGGCATCACCCCGATCGATAAACCTTCTCTTTACGAACTGTTTTGTTCGCCAACGGAACGTGGTTAACCAGCAGTCAATCCGAAGTAAAGAATCTCATAAATCGTCCTTTACCTGATCTTCATTGCAAGATGGTCATTTCGTGACAGGGTTAATCGGCAGGGTGCCGAATAAACCTTCTGGTAGGGAAGATAAAAAATGTCTGTTGAGTTCGATCATGGCGTTCTGGACAATGCCGAGAAGCTCTACACCGCCGAAGATATGTACCGTCTCGGCATCGAAGCTTCGACTCCGGGTGAGGGGGAAGACCCCGATCTCATCACGGCCCATAAATGGTTCAACCTTGCGGCCTCGCGCGGTAATGAATTGGCCCGCGAATATCGCGCCCAACTCACGCTGGAGATGGATTCCCGCGAGATCGCCGAAGCCCAGCGCCTGGCGCGCAAGTGGATGGCTGATAACCGGACCCTGATTTCCCCCCTCTGATCACCCTCATTCTGGCCAAAGCGCGCCCCGCCCCCTAAACCATCGGCAAAAACCCGGTGAAGGAGGGGCAAATGAAGCGCTTTGTGGGATGCCTTTTGGGGCTTGGCCTTGCGGCCTGCGCGAGTGATGGAACCTCGGACCAGACGGTCTGGACGCCCGTAGACGAGAGTGTCGTCGGCGCGGCCACGTCAAAAACCGGCCATCCGCAACTTACCTCTGTCATTGATGATCACTGGGCGCTGATGATGCGCGAAAGCCCGACTTTCGCGACCAGTCTGGGCGTGCGCGATTATGACGACCGTCTCAGCGACCCATCGCTTGAGGCCTATGCCGAAGGCATTTCGGCCCGCCGCACCCTTCTTGCCCGCCTGAAAAAAATCGACCGAAGCGATCTCACCGAAGACGAGGCGCTGAATCGCCAGCTCCTGATGCTCGAACTCGAAAACGAGATCGAGGCGTCAAAATATGGCGGCCGGTACATGATCATGACCAATCGGGGAGGTCCGCATCTCGACCTGACGGGGCTGCCTGATTACCTGCCGTTCCGCAGCGAGGCGGATTACGAATCTTATCTCACCCGCCTGACCCTGATGCCCGAATATCTCGAGAAATCGACGGACCGGCTGCGGTCAGGGCTTGAGGCCGGATGGGTCCAGCCCTGCGCGCCGATGGCGGGTTACGAGGACTCGATTAATATCCACATCGTGATCGACCCCGCCGACAGCACCTTTATGCGGCCTTTCGATAACAAGCCTGCCTCGATTGACGAGGCTCGCTTCGCCGCGATGCGCGTTGATGCGGCCCGCACGATCCGCGATCAGATCGTCCCGGCCTTCCGTGAATTCGAAGCCTTTTATAACCTCGAATACCAGCCCGCCTGCCGGGAGGATGTCGGCACTATCTCCATGCCGGGCGGCAAGGAATATTATGAATACCGTGTGCGTCTCTTCACGACGCTCGATCTGACTCCGGAAGATGTCCACCAGACCGGCCTTGCCGAGGTCGCGCGCATCCGCGCCGAGATGGAAGAGATTGCGAAAGGCGAGGGCTTTGAATCCCTCTCGGCTTTCCAAACTTATCTTCGGTCGAACCCGGATTTCTATCCGAAAACGGCAGAAGAGCGCCTTGAGCGTGCGGCCTGGATTTCGAAGAAAATGGACGGCCAGCTGGTGAAGCTCTTCACCAAGATCCCGCGCATGCCTTATGATATCAAGGAAATCCCCCTCGATATCGCGGAAAAGACGACCACGGCCTATTACTTCCCGCCTGCGGGCGATGGCAGCCGAGCAGGCTCCTATTATGTGAATACGACCCTGCTCGACACGCGGCCGCTGCATGAACTTGAGGCGCTGACCCTGCATGAGGCGGTACCGGGTCACCACTTCCAGATCGCGTTGGCGCAGGAACTCGATATGCCGGCCTTCCGCCGGTTTGGCGGCTTCACCGCCTTTGTTGAGGGCTGGGGGTTATACTCCGAGCGCCTCGGTATGGAAGTCGGTTTCTATGAAACACCCTATACGGACTTTGGGCGCCTTTCCTATGAGATGTGGCGCGCCACGCGCCTCGTTGTCGATACAGGCATGCATTACAAAGGTTGGTCGCGCCAGCGAGCAATCGACTATATGCTCGATAATTCAGGGCTTTCCCGGAACAATGTGACGACTGAGGTCGATCGCTACATCACCTGGCCGGGTCAGGCGCTCGCGTATAAGACAGGCGAGCTGAAGATCCGTGAGCTGAGGGCGCGTGCCGAAGCAGAGCTCGGCAAGGATTTTGATGTCCGGCTCTTCCACGATGCTGTGCTAGAGGCGGGCGCCGTGCCGCTTTCGGTCCTCGAAGAGCGCATCGAGAAATGGATCGCCGGGCAGAAAGCTGGGTGAGCCTGCGGCGGCTGTTAAAACGGGCGCAAACTTCGCCTCACCCTTAGGGAGAAGTCGAAGGTCAGTTTGCTGATCTTCGGGTGAGGGGCTGTCATTTCACACGGTTCCCACCACCCGCTCATCCCCGCGAAAGCGGGGATCTGCCTCTGAGGTCCCGCTCTCTCATCTCTGAAGAGTACAAAGATGAAGCCAACCTTCGTTATGTATGAACAGATGCCCGCCTGCGCGGGCATGAGCGGAGGGAT
Protein-coding regions in this window:
- the purF gene encoding amidophosphoribosyltransferase, coding for MPSQDTRLLAAQRRFLEREQRRAISAPQLPRALNEECGVFGMIGHTGDAAGTIALGLHALQHRGQEAAGIATFDGEQFYNEKALGLVSSHFMSEKVVSQIKGNSGIGHTRYSTTGGSGLRNVQPFYADLDRGGLALAHNGNLTNARTLRTQLIREGRIFHTTSDSEIFVKLISQSRRLSIPERIMDSLPAIEGAYALIAMTHDAMIGVRDPVGIRPLVLGKLGDAPVLASETCAFDLIGADFIREVQPGEMVICRADGSIESRQIFPPQSHARSCVFELIYFARPNSFIEDECVYELRKRLGAQLAKESPVEADVISPIPDGGVPAAIGYANETHQSYDMALIRGHYAGRTFIQPTQELRELGVARKLSPNKGVVEGKRVVLIDDSIVRGTTSKKLTRLLRRAGAKEVHFRIACPPILWPDYYGIDMPSREELMAANYTVEEIREHIGADSLAFLSVDGMYEAFGKGPRDPERPAYSDHCFTGKYPTPLTDLDRLKQVAKVEQLSFLAETS
- a CDS encoding CvpA family protein encodes the protein MTLFDLFILAILGLSGVFAWIRGFTRELVTLVAIGFGVMACMFFGQSFSTLFGEGTFSQIAGYATLFLIIFIIAHIVLEIVLGRYLGKEPVRWDRIGGVIYGIIRGWLLLGLVYLALNIYFDEDNPPAWLENSLLKGPVVIAAEFFEGMGLQPLGAETESEDGESPQNEPV
- a CDS encoding helix-turn-helix domain-containing protein, translated to MSATQAIMAAPILTAGLALSFLGTSRQKLAAHPVLIYWALFVTGVFSFCLVAAAGEHLGPLLPIFTFACSATCGIAWLLTRSLFRPDGGRWPVVLVVVLYLTGFVLDLNADAPANMVTGIVSNIFTLISSTVLLLPLFEPLEGLRKNLPAEERTFRKRFVAGYALLFTAAVVLQREVAEFTVLDSMVIKVTCAVFAVAGASIAVRYRLFHPLPAGSSRQQSRRTPLEADHRLGARITQHLEGEQLFTNPEIKVADLAAVLGEPDYKVSQAITGALGYPNFNRLINHHRIGQAKAMLGDEHHADQSILSVAMECGFGSIGPFNRAFKEETGMTPGAYRTAARSGELQTA
- a CDS encoding DUF2306 domain-containing protein; this translates as MQPPRHQLSARLPGKALKTSGVIWYLTAAAGQLAFIYYILVYYGGRTARGEYAAWNDRPIIMGYAEGDLLGNIMFALHVLLAAVITFGGLMQLIPPLRRRFPALHRWNGRLFMALAVFMAIGGIWLVWGRGAFLSVSSGIPTTINGILILIFAGIALRYAIRRQIDQHRQWAMRLFMAVNGVWFFRVMIMAWIIGNQGPRGMNSTLSGPADFAISYGSFLLPLLGLEIYFAATRSQSAGAKLAAAGFVLLMSALMALGIFGTITRMWGPYL
- a CDS encoding response regulator, with the translated sequence MAGGPRHGTGDGKAGRLAGKRVLIVEDEFFVALEVEEALQSFGCDTVGPFLNLEKAMAAADREDFDLAVLDINLDRTMAYPLADELNEKKIPFVFVTGYAENDLPKKYRLEVRVQKPFAFFELRRAIEDRLSWNDPPRS
- a CDS encoding sensor histidine kinase, translated to MTERTLTAEPAPENPAGPHRQDVAESEVRLRAILDHALDGVITISEEGTIESLNPAALNLFGYDDHEMIGANVKMLMPEPYQDHHDQYLKHYRDTGEKKIIGIGREVVGQRKDGSTFPADLSISEFRLGERRLFTGIVRDISERKESEEKRDLLIAELSHRVKNTLATVISVAQRSFHEDASYAAGRKSFEGRIRGLAHTHNRLAESKWTGADLRSTIEDEISPYRNDKAENLSLHGPDINLTPKGAITLGMAFHELATNAAKYGALSVDEGKVAVNWDVSDDNELLAIQWTESGGPAVEPPTRRGFGHMLLERGVPYDLHGTVKLNFFPDGVTCNIAVPTDISVIRAGQ
- the radA gene encoding DNA repair protein RadA gives rise to the protein MARATDTYVCQSCGAVYAKWAGRCDACGSWNSIEIEEGASAPPGSLSASAAASKGRAIELETLDGDVKAEARLPTGNAEFDRAVGGGLVPGGALLIGGDPGVGKSTLLLQIATGLAERGTRTLYLSGEEATAQIRMRARRLGLTKSPMSLATGTSMRDILATLKAEKPQAVIIDSIQTLWSDSLPAAPGTVTQVRSCAQELVRFAKNTGCVLILVGHVTKDGQLAGPRVVEHLVDAVLYFEAETGRSFRILRAVKNRFGAAHEIGIFEMTGGGLKEVPNPSALFLGEGGEPATGAAIFAGIEGTRPLLCEFQALVSPSTLGAPRRAVVGWDSARLSMLLAVLDTRCGMDFGRHDVFLNVAGGLRISEPAADLAAVAALLSSRLDTPLPEKLAIFGEIGLSGAVRAVPQMDTRMAEARKLGFEKILCPNGADGDKATSRRRVEQAADVVAYVKSLA
- a CDS encoding M48 family metalloprotease produces the protein MRFCSVLLLMFLGACASPDFAAPSLDEAVVAAERKAAIEDAMETALSRRARVYDLSWPILTANTELCPKVRPSLGTVLADRKQLARLAGGLREKELDFIGVPDELTIMHVMAGSPADRAGIPSGARLIAVEGEAVEEPKDAADKIRERTKEEEPVTLTIADGAGRRDVTLSGVERCDYAVKISTSQAINAHAYSGDIVIYTGVIRSLEDEALRYLISHEAAHLIAEHRAKYIRNVTVSGAVITGPVLYVAGGLADRLAGAADEPPDISYRARALRFLAPWAEEFEAEADYLGLYLFARAGGDLHAAGDVFHVFSRETPAAIYARSTHPLTPERLARLRAAIDEIEAKEAAGEDLMPERVEK
- a CDS encoding ArnT family glycosyltransferase — translated: MKADAEQPVMTGPAYSLRLTLIVVTIFGVLSALVRRIAGDYLSMDDAKTNVFTQVWQWGYQPNNPPLFEWLIKILHHLTTGDLWSFLLVKYLALIVAAGFIHAAVRTYAGQRVAFGTAIGMVLLYQVGWNFHQAFTHSALLLPAVSALIWAGLMSFRQPSYFHMFVLGLTVGISLLTKYNSGLFVAGYLLASLANPRIRTVILARRFIIAPLVTAAIILPHAIWFLAQSSAYKETLETTMGLEGAYWDRLGEGLLSLIVATISFYVPWAFLIAPLAKGKGLVWFSEERLLIRSTVLSLLIMVAAVVLFGMGNVSERYLIPVLLPAYVGVTSVVLRAQKSLRPWVTLCVAIAILVTVIRVVTYLFPGPPFCNDCREYIPYAALEEPIRAVAPEGSVLIVREENTGGNLVEMFPASPVRVLTSFNLINPIKEKGLSCFYIWSEDMVGGVAVPPPLDYVYDDPRTVYVEAPWRHMLKPEGFRKTVWGITPIDKPSLYELFCSPTERG